The following proteins come from a genomic window of Campylobacter concisus:
- a CDS encoding LPP20 family lipoprotein, producing MKVKILFFALMVAIFGGCSFNGFMGEPTSTSNRNVVIQKVDKDDLREVMKKEKMIYDSAPRETTFRATGEGIAPLNSLSYAQSVTLAKRAAMADAYSQLAGKLYGVKINAEDTVRDAMLNDSSITSKVQGLVKNARIVSENFKDGLYKVNMELKIDEDKWREVFSY from the coding sequence ATGAAGGTTAAAATTTTATTTTTTGCTTTGATGGTTGCTATTTTTGGCGGTTGCTCATTTAACGGCTTTATGGGCGAGCCAACTAGCACATCAAACCGCAATGTAGTCATCCAAAAGGTCGATAAAGACGATCTTAGAGAGGTGATGAAAAAAGAGAAGATGATATATGATAGCGCTCCAAGAGAGACTACATTTAGAGCCACAGGTGAGGGTATAGCTCCGTTAAATTCGCTCTCATACGCTCAGTCTGTCACTCTTGCAAAAAGAGCGGCGATGGCTGATGCTTATTCGCAGCTTGCAGGTAAGCTTTATGGCGTAAAGATCAATGCTGAAGACACCGTAAGAGACGCGATGCTAAACGACTCATCTATCACTTCAAAGGTTCAAGGTCTTGTCAAAAACGCAAGGATCGTAAGTGAAAATTTCAAAGACGGGCTTTATAAGGTAAATATGGAGCTTAAGATAGACGAAGATAAGTGGCGAGAAGTCTTTTCTTACTAA